GGTTTAAATCATATTCCCAATGACGCAGATAATCACTGCCGGCAAAAAGTGGAGAGATGGAAGAGCGCTGCCACTCCGGATTTTCCTTCAAAAACTCAAGGTAATCTTCGTTTGTAACAGCGGTCTCATCAATTTTAAAAGGCTCCACCTGATGCGGTTCGCCCACAACTTCCGGCAAGACAGAGTGAAAGCTGCCTTCCGGTATGGCAATAGCCTGATTCTGTGCTTGCACAACCGGCAGTTGTATAGCCAGTAAAAAGCCAAGAACCGCAGCTACTTTATGATATGTGTTGAAAGGCAGTTTCATCTTTCTATTGTCTTGGACCGGCTTTTAGTGTACCTGTCGCACCTTTTTCTGCATCGGCAAATTCGTGGTCGATCAGGGTGTATTTTCCTTCCTCAGGCACGATGAATTCAACAGTAGCTGAACCGGACGCGCCTAAAAGCACAGTCTGCATGCCTCGCATTTCATTGTATGGATGTCCCTCTAACCAAACACGGTCAAAAATAGCACCAATCACATGGAAACTGGATGTCAGGCTTGGTCCGTTGTTTGAAAAGTGAATGCGCACCCGTTCGCCTTCATTGGCTGTTAGGGGCTGATCGTGCAGAATAGTTTGGTGGCCATTGAATACAACATGAGATGGCTGTTTGGTCTGAGCGCCTTCAAAATCGTACTGATAGAGGTCGCCGGCTCCTTTTTTAAGGTAGTATTCTGATTGAACGACTACGTACTCCTCATCAACACGATCATCTGTTTCGTAACCATCTTTTGGGGAAACAACAACGACACCGTGCTGACCCATTGCAGTGTGCATCAATACACTTGGAGTTCCACAGTGGTAGATGTATGTCCCTGCATAATTTGCATACCAGTCAAATGAAATGGTTTCACCGGGAGCAATGGTTCTCCACTTATCATCTTTTGCTACAGTACCGGAGTGGAAGTCCATAGAATGTGGCATTGGCATGATGGATGGCTCTGCACCCATATAATCGTTTTCTGAGATCTGTTTCAGGTAATCTGAGCCTTCCAGACCGGGCTTGGTGATAGTGACCATCTCATCCGATCGGTTTTTCATTGTGAAGGTAATTTTATCACCCTCTTTTACGTGAATGACCGGACCCGGTACCATTCCGCCAAATGTCCATGCCCGAAAACGAACGCCATCAGCGACTTCAATTTCCTGAGTAAAGGTGTCCAGGCGAATTTCGTGGTGCTTATTGCCTTCATAGTCAAGCGGCTTTAGATGAGGTAACATGGTTACATACTCGCCAACAACCGGAGGGCCGTCGTAATCTTCTGTATAAACTTCTGCTTCGGGCATACCAAAAGTCAAGCCGTCAATGGTGTATTCCTGTGATTGTGCTTGCAGGTTCATCAAACCTGCGGTTATAAATAAGATGAATACTGTGATAAAACTTATTTTGAATAATTTCATGGCTAATAAATTTTGTGATTAATGATTCCGCATTTTGCGGGCTCTTCTGTAAAAAATGTTCTGTTTTAGCTATGAAATCGGGGAGGGGGTGCGTTGGGTAGCATATATATGGTCAGAAGTTCATCTCCTGTCCTGAGATATCTCTCTGTTTGTTCAGACAGAATCCCGATGGTCGGAGAATCACTCATTTTGAGTGGAATAGGATAGTAATCCACATCCAGTAACTCCTCATCCTCCTCATGATCCATATCACATTCATTCTGAATACTTGTAATGGCACATTTCAAAGCACAAAGGGCACCTTCCGACTCAGAAAAGTCAACATCCAATACACTACTGAAATGGTTGTGATTTATCATATACTCAACCATTGGCAGAGCCGGCTGCAACGTGCCGGCAGCTATGGAAAGAATAAGTATGATTGAGTAGATTCGTTTCATCGGAATGAATTAGTTTCTAATAAAAGAGTTCTTTGTCTTTAAATGAACTACTAAATATTAAGAGTAAAAATATATAAAAGACAACTTTATCTTAAATATAGTAAGTAAATAATTATCAATACTTTTCTGGCTCAAAATGGAAGCGGTCAAAATATTAGATAGGTAAAACCAATGACTTTCTGAGAGTGGACAGGCGGGGTATTAAAGATCAGATACTCTTAATTCAATAAGATGATTGAAACCGGGTAGTGCTAATCCAATCGAATTACGTTAACCGGACATACATTTGCTGCTTGCTCATTTACGTACCGTTCGTGCTCTCCAACTTTGATCTGGTACATATTTCCTTTTTTCTTTCCACCTACAAGAACACACTTGCCGTCACGCTTAGACATCTGCCATCTTTCAGGTGCAACTTCAACACAGTAGTTGCAACCGATACATTTATTTCGAAAAAATTGAATGAGCATCAATCTCTTTCCTCCCAAAGGTAGAGATTATCTCCGGGCCGAACCTTTGCTGGAACTTTGATGGTGCATTCAACGCCTTTTCCCGCATGCTCTGAAGGCTGATCATCTACCCAAAGCGATTCAACTGTTGTCTCAACAACACCTGTTGTATCTCCGACGATTATAATTGGATCGTGGAGTTGCAGTTCTTTCGTCTTAATTCTGATATGGGCAACTTCCGGTTCGGGATAGAAGTGGAGTACTTTTCCTACAAATGTTTTTTGTTTTGTGGCTACCGACCCGTGTTGGTCACTCCACTCACCCAGTCTTTGTCCCAGATAGTACCCGTTCCAAAACCCGCGGTTATACACTTCTTCGAGTCTGGTTTTCCACGCTTTTGCTTTTTCACGGGTGTAGGTTCCATCCAGTACTGATTGCGCTGCTTCTTTATAGCATTGGGTTACCGTTTTAACATATTCCGGCGACCTGCCACGTCCCTCAAGTTTCAACACTTTCACCCCGGTAGCCAATATACGGTCCAGAAAGTCGATAGTGCAGAGATCCTTGGGCGACATGATATACTCGTTGTCTATCATTAACTCTTCATCCTCATCGTTCGTTACCCTGTAGGCGTGACGACAGTTTTGCTTGCAGGCTCCACGGTTTGCGGATGAATTGTAGGTATGAAGACTCATATAACACTTTCCGGATACCGCCATACAGAGTGCACCATGAGCAAAAATTTCGATCTCTACCAGTTTGCCGGATGGACCTGTGATGTTGTTTTCTTTTACGGTATTCACAATATTTTCTACCTGATTCAGGCTCAGCTCCCGTGCCATCACCATTACATCAGCAAAATGGCTGTAGAACTCCACCATCTCAGTGTTGGAGATGTTTGCTTGGGTTGAGATGTGAACTTCGACACCTTGTTTGTGCGCGTACATGATTGCGGACTGATCTGATGCAATAATCGCCGTAATGCCCGTCTCTTTCACACGATCAATAATTCTTTTCATGAGTGGAAGATCGTGATCATATAGCACTGTGTTAAGTGTCAGGTAGGTTTTCGTCTTGTGCTCGCTACATAAAAAAGAGATCTCTTCAAGATCATCCAGGGTAAAGTTATTGGTAGCTCGAGCTCGCATATTGAGTTGCTCAACTCCAAAGTAAACAGAATCAGACCCGGCTTGAAGTGCTGCACGGAGAGAGGCCCAGTCGCCAGCAGGGGCCATAATTTCTACAGAATCGGTCATCTTTTAAATAGATTAGTATTGAAAAAGAGTTTTAGATAATAATATCCTTTAAAGATAAGAACTTTGGTATTGATTATGGAAAAGAAGTTAGTAGTCTGGTGAAAAGGCTAGAAGTAACTAAGCATCTTGCTAAAGGATAACAGCTTCATTCATAACTCGTCTGAATAGGATTTTTCGTAAACCTTTAACCATAAATCGTAAAAC
This is a stretch of genomic DNA from Rhodohalobacter barkolensis. It encodes these proteins:
- a CDS encoding ferredoxin — protein: MLIQFFRNKCIGCNYCVEVAPERWQMSKRDGKCVLVGGKKKGNMYQIKVGEHERYVNEQAANVCPVNVIRLD
- a CDS encoding multicopper oxidase domain-containing protein yields the protein MKLFKISFITVFILFITAGLMNLQAQSQEYTIDGLTFGMPEAEVYTEDYDGPPVVGEYVTMLPHLKPLDYEGNKHHEIRLDTFTQEIEVADGVRFRAWTFGGMVPGPVIHVKEGDKITFTMKNRSDEMVTITKPGLEGSDYLKQISENDYMGAEPSIMPMPHSMDFHSGTVAKDDKWRTIAPGETISFDWYANYAGTYIYHCGTPSVLMHTAMGQHGVVVVSPKDGYETDDRVDEEYVVVQSEYYLKKGAGDLYQYDFEGAQTKQPSHVVFNGHQTILHDQPLTANEGERVRIHFSNNGPSLTSSFHVIGAIFDRVWLEGHPYNEMRGMQTVLLGASGSATVEFIVPEEGKYTLIDHEFADAEKGATGTLKAGPRQ
- a CDS encoding peptidase U32 family protein, translated to MTDSVEIMAPAGDWASLRAALQAGSDSVYFGVEQLNMRARATNNFTLDDLEEISFLCSEHKTKTYLTLNTVLYDHDLPLMKRIIDRVKETGITAIIASDQSAIMYAHKQGVEVHISTQANISNTEMVEFYSHFADVMVMARELSLNQVENIVNTVKENNITGPSGKLVEIEIFAHGALCMAVSGKCYMSLHTYNSSANRGACKQNCRHAYRVTNDEDEELMIDNEYIMSPKDLCTIDFLDRILATGVKVLKLEGRGRSPEYVKTVTQCYKEAAQSVLDGTYTREKAKAWKTRLEEVYNRGFWNGYYLGQRLGEWSDQHGSVATKQKTFVGKVLHFYPEPEVAHIRIKTKELQLHDPIIIVGDTTGVVETTVESLWVDDQPSEHAGKGVECTIKVPAKVRPGDNLYLWEERD